In Debaryomyces hansenii CBS767 chromosome B complete sequence, one genomic interval encodes:
- a CDS encoding DEHA2B09966p (no similarity), whose translation MAVRSAITRSIQWSSFVERLSCRVNFGVNFISVVINLMIVRSATESPNEIFSTSSEVFGTQLTKSSDKHCRYTRIAIMDTAPRLPNSTVAMLVESLTAYSVGNTPNRVGTLTVFGSGSQLVGAIDLGDQENPQDVSKNDAQQMIEVASGLVQSATSFDGSMKYIKVSYKDRELLVIPGEQYNVAAVIDSTE comes from the coding sequence atggCTGTACGACTGGCAATTACAAGGCTGATACAGTGGCTGTCATTTGTAGAGAGATTGAGTTGTAGAGTCAATTTTGGtgttaattttatttcggtggtaataaatttgatgataGTGCGATCAGCCACGGAAAGTCcgaatgaaatatttagtaCCTCATCAGAGGTATTTGGGACACAATTGACGAAATCAAGTGATAAACATTGCAGATATACCAGAATAGCGATCATGGATACAGCACCCAGGTTACCCAATTCGACAGTGGCAATGCTTGTAGAGTCTTTGACGGCCTATTCTGTTGGAAATACGCCCAACCGTGTTGGGACGTTGACGGTGTTTGGAAGCGGAAGCCAATTAGTGGGGGCCATTGATCTTGGGGACCAAGAGAACCCGCAAGATGTGTCCAAGAATGATGCTCAGCAAATGATAGAGGTTGCAAGCGGATTAGTACAAAGTGCTACTAGCTTTGACGGCCTgatgaaatatatcaagGTGAGCTACAAGGACCGGGAGTTACTCGTGATTCCGGGGGAACAGTACAATGTTGCAGCAGTGATTGATTCTACAGAATAG
- a CDS encoding DEHA2B09988p (similar to uniprot|P39015 Saccharomyces cerevisiae YLR150W STM1 Protein that binds quadruplex nucleic acids), which translates to MSFENKNLYHLLGNDVEDDSTPKLPIREVVKNTTSSKKSDVPPASADPAKAKKKAKATGNEGAFKNRPDNKNVSAPSSTPSKHYKKPFDRHSRSNKSDGKRFKDGEKREFEAEVEAVSDAVEELETGDATAVNEVEAAPKQSLSDYFADLQAKQQELDGKKNLRSANAGAEDKWSSAEKIEKDQEAYVAPSVAKKAKAKAAKEKKFLDIEASFADQSSNSRPSESRRGGSERGGFNKRGGKRGGERGGFNGKKPTPSSSSSAKKPAVNDKNFPSL; encoded by the exons ATgtcttttgaaaataaa AACTTATACCATTTATTAGGTAATgatgttgaagatgattcaaCTCCAAAGCTTCCAATTAGAGAGGTAGTTAAGAACACCACCTCATCCAAGAAGTCTGATGTTCCACCAGCATCAGCCGACCCAGCTAAGGCTAAGAAGAAGGCCAAGGCTACCGGTAACGAAGGTGCTTTCAAGAACAGACCAGATAACAAGAACGTTTCCGCTCCATCCTCTACTCCATCTAAACACTACAAGAAGCCATTTGACCGTCACTCCAGATCTAACAAGTCTGACGGTAAGAGATTCAAGGACGGTGAAAAGAGAGAATTCGAAGCTGAAGTTGAAGCTGTCTCCGATGCCGTCGAAGAACTTGAAACCGGTGATGCCACCGCTGTCAATGAAGTTGAAGCTGCTCCAAAGCAATCCTTGTCTGATTACTTTGCCGACTTACAAGCCAAGCAACAAGAATTAGATGGTAAGAAGAACCTTAGATCAGCTAACGCTGGTGCCGAAGACAAATGGTCTTCTGCTGAAAAGATCGAAAAGGATCAAGAAGCTTACGTTGCCCCATCTGTTGCCAAGAAGGCTAAGGCCAAGGCCGCTAAGGAAAAGAAGTTCTTAGATATCGAAGCTTCTTTTGCTGACCAATCCTCTAACTCCAGACCATCTGAATCTAGAAGAGGTGGTAGCGAAAGAGGTGGCTTCAACAAGAGAGGTGGAAAGAGAGGTGGTGAAAGAGGTGGCTTCAACGGTAAAAAGCCAactccttcttcttcttcttctgctaAGAAGCCAGCTGTCAATGACAAGAACTTCCCATCATTGTAA